In a single window of the Nicotiana tomentosiformis chromosome 8, ASM39032v3, whole genome shotgun sequence genome:
- the LOC104087755 gene encoding tobamovirus multiplication protein 2A, which produces MACKGFWECLLKLLNFLLTLVGLAMVGYGIYLFVEYKNHSSSGDDYPVAPTSSAEVIELGRPMLMAVSVAENIFDKLPKAWFIYLFIGIGAVLVVVSCCGCIGAATRNGCCLSCYSVLLFLLILVELGAAGFIFFDKSWREEIPSDKTGNFDTIYEFLEDHWKIIKWVALGAVILEALIFLLALVVRAANRPADYDSDDEYIGGPRQQIRQPLINNRPPNPATGVPVAGTLDNRPSRNDAWSTRMREKYGLDTSEFTYNPSDSNRYPQTAVQPQEERKGCAIM; this is translated from the exons ATGGCGTGTAAAGGGTTTTGGGAGTGCTTGTTGAAGCTCTTGAACTTCTTGTTGACCCTTGTTGGTTTGGCAATGGTGGGGTATGGTATTTACCTCTTTGTTGAGTACAAAAATCATTCGTCCTCTGGGGATGATTACCCGGTTGCACCTACAAGTAGTGCTGAAGTGATTGAGCTCGGTCGTCCAATGTTGATGGCTGTATCTGTGGCTGAAAACATCTTTGATAAACTTCCAAAAGCTTG GTTCATATACTTATTCATTGGTATTGGAGCAGTTCTTGTTGTTGTATCTTGCTGTGGTTGCATTGGAGCGGCAACAAGGAACGGATGCTGCCTGAGTTGT TACTCTGTGCTGCTTTTCTTGTTGATCTTGGTAGAGCTTGGTGCTGCTGGTTTTATATTCTTTGACAAAAGCTGGAGAGAG GAAATTCCAAGTGACAAAACGGGCAACTTTGATACAATCTATGAATTTCTGGAGGACCACTGGAAGATTATCAAGTGGGTTGCCCTTGGGGCTGTTATTTTGGAG GCTCTTATATTCTTATTGGCCCTCGTTGTAAGGGCAGCGAATAGACCAGCAGACTATGATAGTGATGATGAGTACATAGGTGGTCCCAGACAACAAATCCGTCAGCCACTGATCAACAATAGGCCACCGAATCCTGCAACTGGTGTCCCTGTTGCTGGTACCCTTGATAATCGTCCGAGTAGAAATGATGCATGGAGTACACGCATGAGGGAAAAG TATGGGCTCGATACATCGGAGTTCACTTACAACCCATCGGACTCAAACAGATATCCGCAAACTGCCGTACAGCCACAAGAGGAAAGGAAGGGTTGTGCCATAATGTAA